A region of Oxyura jamaicensis isolate SHBP4307 breed ruddy duck chromosome 9, BPBGC_Ojam_1.0, whole genome shotgun sequence DNA encodes the following proteins:
- the LOC118171277 gene encoding uncharacterized protein LOC118171277 codes for MWDRFPRRWLLLPAAHNAAACQELVVKTKRTPVDSKHRRQQLLMPAESPPRAPLLPAPCPPRAAVPTAGRGLSSCAAPAPSQLLPGDCSGQHDPSGAPGESPRHALYFVSSPKRALNRIRSSLQPFQSLKLQMTGSQQHTLVTESQGYEACVLAEVPRQNCVSGHQDLGIQVFLLHTCSSRFLHYTSAKADQSFANVQRSLVKLTKGSPLPCLCSAAECEHSAYRRP; via the exons ATGTGGGACAGGTTCCCAAGGCGCTGGCTGCTCCTCCCCGCAGCGCATAACGCCGCTGCATGTCAAGAGCTCGTTG TTAAAACTAAACGAACCCCAGTAGACTCAAAGCATAGGCGACAGCAGCTTCTGATGCCAGCTGAGAGCCCACCCAGAGCTCCTCTGCTTCCCGCACCCTGTCCTCCCCGTGCCGCTGTCCCCACCGCTGGCCGGGGACTTTCCTCCTGTGCTGCTCCGGCACCatctcagctgctgcctggtgaCTGCTCCGGGCAGCACGACCCTTCAGGCGCCCCAGGAGAGTCACCCCGGCATGCTTTGTACTTTGTGTCATCACCAAAAAGGGCCCTGAATCGAATACGTTCAAGCCTTCAGCCATTCCAGAGTCTCAAGCTCCAG ATGACAGGAAGTCAACAG CACACCCTTGTAACTGAAAGCCAGGGATACGAAGCTTGTGTTCTCGCAGAAGTCCCACGGCAGAACTGTGTTTCAGGACACCAAGACCTGGGCATACAAG TGTTTCTCTTacacacctgcagcagcagatttcTGCATTACACATCTGCCAAAGCTGACCAGTCCTTTGCCAACGTCCAAAGATCACTGGTGAAGCTGACAAAAGGATCACCACTTCCTTGtttgtgctcagcagctgaatGTGAGCATTCAGCTTACAGACGGCCGTGA